From the genome of Geobacter sp. SVR, one region includes:
- a CDS encoding DUF523 and DUF1722 domain-containing protein, with product MTEPIAIGVSSCLLGEKVRYNGEHKLDRYITETLGRFFSLVPVCPEVGCGLPIPREPMRLEGDPSAPRLMTISTRIDLTDRMTAFCETKLKELEQADLCGFIFKEGSPSSGLRRVGVYREQKRIAHGSGLFAAAFVRHFPLLPVEEEGRLSDPAVRENFIERVFCCRRWKNFLRQGCDRGGLVEFHADHKLLQMAHSPQLCREMGALVGQPGELEHGELFRRYETLLMRAMALPATVGKHTNVLMHIMGYFKRQLADREKAELLVAIEQYHQLTVPLIVPLTLLKHYAHTCGQQYLQRQVYLNPHPTELMLRNHA from the coding sequence ATGACCGAACCGATTGCGATAGGCGTCAGTTCCTGTTTGTTGGGCGAAAAGGTCCGATATAACGGGGAACACAAGCTCGACCGCTACATCACCGAGACCCTGGGACGGTTCTTCAGCCTGGTGCCGGTCTGCCCGGAGGTCGGCTGCGGACTGCCAATTCCCCGCGAGCCCATGCGGCTGGAGGGAGACCCATCCGCACCCCGCCTGATGACCATCTCCACCCGCATCGATCTGACCGACCGGATGACCGCCTTTTGCGAAACGAAACTGAAGGAGCTGGAACAGGCCGACCTGTGCGGCTTCATCTTCAAAGAGGGCTCCCCCAGCTCGGGCCTACGGCGGGTCGGGGTGTATCGGGAGCAAAAGAGGATCGCACACGGAAGCGGGCTGTTCGCCGCCGCCTTTGTACGGCATTTTCCGCTCCTGCCGGTGGAGGAGGAGGGGCGCCTGAGCGATCCCGCAGTGCGGGAAAACTTCATCGAACGGGTCTTCTGCTGCCGCCGCTGGAAGAACTTTCTGCGGCAGGGGTGCGACCGGGGTGGGCTGGTGGAATTCCACGCCGACCACAAGCTGTTGCAGATGGCCCACAGCCCGCAGCTCTGCCGCGAGATGGGGGCCCTGGTCGGACAGCCGGGCGAACTGGAACACGGGGAGCTTTTCCGGCGTTACGAAACACTGCTGATGCGGGCCATGGCACTTCCGGCCACGGTCGGCAAGCACACCAACGTGCTGATGCACATCATGGGCTACTTCAAGCGGCAGCTGGCCGATCGGGAAAAAGCGGAGCTGCTGGTTGCCATCGAACAGTACCACCAGCTGACGGTGCCGCTGATCGTTCCGCTCACCCTGCTGAAGCACTACGCGCACACCTGCGGCCAGCAGTACCTCCAGCGGCAGGTCTACCTGAACCCGCACCCCACCGAACTGATGCTGCGCAATCACGCCTGA